TATATCTGCTGTTGGCCCAGGAACACCTACTTCTACCTCTACAATATCTTTGCCTTCTGGTATGCCAATTATCAGACTTTTTAATGTATGTTGTCTCTTCTTTCCAGAAAAATATTTCTGTTGCTCTTTTTGGTCAGAATCCCTATATATTGGCTGTTCTAAGCTATCGACTAATAGCCTAAAATTTGTTAATACTTCTTGAACAAATAGTAAATCACTTTCATTATTTGATACTTGTTCTAATAAACTAGCAGGTAATATATCACGAAGAATTGGTATCCAGTCGTGAAATGTATCATTAGCTTCGGTTTTGGAAACACCAAATAGCATTCCTAATACTTGGAATGTTGGCATCTGTCTTAGATAAAATAGACATAAACATACTTGTTCTTCGGTTGATAACTTTTCGGGACGACCACCACCAGCCGCATTAATTCTAATTTTATGACTCTCTTGTTTAGCTTTGATGTATCGATTTCGTTTTAAGGCGCAATTTAGCAGTGATTGCAATTGTTCGTAACTAATCCCTAAAATCTGTTTTGTTCGTAGTGGATACTTTTGTATATAATCTAAAATCATAACTAATTGTGGAAAATGGTAGACGCCCAATCTAACGTTTTACCATTTTTCTTTTCCTAAGTTAATATTTCGGACAAGTTTAATGAAGGGCGATCGCTATCCATGCACCGATAGCTTCTTTGTTGAATCCGGTTGAAGAAGCTCACGCTCGACTCAAGGTAGCAGCACACAGCTTGAAATAGTACAAATACACCTAGAGAGCAGCAAAAATTATCCTATGGTAGTCATACCAATTCACGAAAAGCCTGATAAAAATAAAGCATCAAGAATAAAATCCCAACCTGTAATAAAAGCAACAATTGATGTGTTTAATTGCTTGAGAGGTGACGAAATACCCTGAAATAGATATAGGGCAATGAGTGTAGCATTTCACAACAGTTCTTTGTCAATTTAAAAATCATAATAGTTATTATTCTCGCTTATTCCCTGCCTTCGCCCTTCGGGTGACGCTCTCGACGAGGCCAAAGCGTTAGCAGAGCTTTCGCTTTAGCGATACGCAAGCTCGCTAACGGCAATTGCTCATGAGTAAAACACAACCAACACACTGCTTTTCTAACGTTGGCTCACTTCCTAAGCCCTGTAATCAACCGAATTCAATATATTCTATAATTGTCCCATCAGGATGCCTAGCTCGCATATTGGCTCCAGTAGGTACTTTATTCGGTTCTGCCAGAATCACTGCACCCTGTTCAGTAAGTGCCTCTCGAAAATCATGGAGTGAGTCAACGAGGAATGTTGCCTGTGTACTCTTGAATGGGGAAAGTGCTTCAGCCGAACCAGCAATTAAAAGGATAGAACCCACACCCGCTAGTTCTAAATCAGTCTCGGAATATTGAAACAATAACCAGCAGCTTTCCTTGAAGAGGTTTTCATAGAAAGCGATCGCATCATCCAAGTCTGTTGGATTGAGATAAACTCTGGTTAGTACTTTGAGAATTTGCATTGCCACCTGTCTGTTAGACAGCCATATGTATTTTAACGTGCTTAATTGGCATCATAGTTTAATGAGATTGATAAAGAAATAGCTTATCTTCAATTTAGAAAAGGTGTTCAACTCCCTGCTCATCTAGCTCAAGATAACATTGCTCTTTTTCAATCAAAATGCATTTCGTCATTACACCTTTAGCTCCATAAAAGTCATCGGTATAACTATCACAAATATATATACACGATGAGGCATCAGTATTGGGTTTGAGTAGGGTGTTAGAGAAAATAAGTCTATGAGGTTTACTCATGCAATGTTATGGCGATCGCAAAGCCAATCACACCTATATGTATTCTACAAAAACCCTTTAA
This region of Nostoc sp. UHCC 0302 genomic DNA includes:
- a CDS encoding VOC family protein; this translates as MQILKVLTRVYLNPTDLDDAIAFYENLFKESCWLLFQYSETDLELAGVGSILLIAGSAEALSPFKSTQATFLVDSLHDFREALTEQGAVILAEPNKVPTGANMRARHPDGTIIEYIEFG
- a CDS encoding transposase family protein — its product is MILDYIQKYPLRTKQILGISYEQLQSLLNCALKRNRYIKAKQESHKIRINAAGGGRPEKLSTEEQVCLCLFYLRQMPTFQVLGMLFGVSKTEANDTFHDWIPILRDILPASLLEQVSNNESDLLFVQEVLTNFRLLVDSLEQPIYRDSDQKEQQKYFSGKKRQHTLKSLIIGIPEGKDIVEVEVGVPGPTADIKLFRQSQNKFDKSQPFSGDKGFQGGENITTPHKKKPKRELTQQQKDENKALSSNRIFIEHLIRLLKIFRIASQRFRLKLETYEQIILTVCGLVRLRIGSLVLPT